Proteins co-encoded in one Gossypium arboreum isolate Shixiya-1 chromosome 11, ASM2569848v2, whole genome shotgun sequence genomic window:
- the LOC108474098 gene encoding ribosome-recycling factor, chloroplastic, with protein MAASFSSTTLFRPNLNPPKSFLTHSDCAQEGFGRVKCHFINVSAHSWSSAASYASIRHVAVKSSGKRVVVKHLLRKRVGLVKCATIEEIEAEKSSIEKDVKERMEKTIETVRANFNSIRTGRANPSMLDKVEVEYYGTPVSLKSIAQISTPESSSLLIQPFDKSSLKAIEKAIVNSDLGMTPNNDGEVIRLSLPQLTTERRKELSKVVAKQAEEGKVAVRNIRRDALKAYEKLEKEKKLSEDNVKDLSSDLQKLTDEYMKKIDSVYKQKEKELLTV; from the exons ATGGCAGCGTCCTTTTCTTCCACTACCCTTTTCAGGCCCAATCTTAATCCTCCCAAGTCTTTCCTCACTCATTCAG ATTGTGCCCAGGAGGGATTCGGTCGCGTGAAGTGTCATTTCATCAATGTTAGTGCGCACTCGTGGAGCTCGGCTGCGAGCTACGCCAGTATTCGTCACGTCGCCGTTAAATCATCCGGCAAACGCGTCGTTGTTAAACATTTGCTACGTAAGAG AGTTGGACTCGTGAAGTGCGCAACTATTGAAGAAATCGAAGCAGAGAAATCTTCCATTGAGAAAGATGTT aaagaaagaaTGGAGAAGACAATTGAGACGGTTAGAGCGAATTTCAATTCCATAAGGACAGGGAGGGCAAACCCATCAATGCTTGACAAAGTTGAG GTGGAATATTATGGAACTCCGGTCAGCTTAAAGAGTATTGCTCAAATCAGTACTCCTGAGTCAAGTTCTCTATTGATTCAGCCCTTTGACAAATCCAG CTTAAAGGCTATAGAGAAAGCTATAGTTAACTCTGATCTTGGTATGACTCCAAACAATGATGGTGAAGTCATTCGCTTGTCTCTCCCTCAACTGACAACTGAAAGAAGAAAG GAATTGTCGAAAGTTGTGGCCAAACAAGCTGAAGAAGGGAAG GTGGCAGTGAGGAATATAAGAAGAGATGCCCTTAAAGCCTATGAAAAACTTGAGAAG GAGAAAAAACTGTCTGAAGACAATGTGAAGGACTTATCAAGTGATTTGCAG AAACTCACAGATGAGTATATGAAGAAGATTGATAGCGTCTACAAGCAGAAGGAGAAG GAGTTGCTGACGGTCTAG